The Lactobacillus sp. CBA3605 genome contains a region encoding:
- a CDS encoding ABC transporter ATP-binding protein — MTKTKTPLLALKDIVTRVNVGTPNEVMILRHLNLDIYNGDFVTVLGSNGAGKSTLFNTISGELPVNSGSIYLNEHDITSLSVEKRTAFLARVFQDPKMGTAPRMTVAENLLLASQRGQHRTLRLRRLKQQLPHFKDLTATMNNGLSDRLNTATENLSGGQRQALSFLMATAQRPDLLLLDEHTAALDPKTSAELMRQTNERVTQEKLTCLMITHHLDDALKYGNRLIVLDQGKIKFDVQGAEKAQLTKEKLLTFFDTID; from the coding sequence ATGACGAAAACTAAGACACCATTGCTGGCATTAAAAGATATCGTGACTAGGGTGAACGTGGGCACTCCCAATGAAGTGATGATTCTCCGGCATTTAAACTTAGACATTTATAATGGCGACTTCGTAACCGTCCTCGGGTCCAATGGGGCCGGCAAATCCACCCTTTTCAATACGATTAGTGGTGAATTACCAGTTAACAGTGGGTCAATCTATTTAAATGAACACGATATTACGTCCCTCTCCGTTGAAAAACGAACCGCCTTTTTAGCGCGTGTCTTCCAAGATCCTAAAATGGGCACGGCCCCGCGGATGACGGTGGCTGAAAACTTGCTGTTGGCGAGTCAACGTGGGCAACATCGGACGTTGCGCTTAAGACGCTTAAAGCAACAACTCCCGCATTTCAAGGACTTAACGGCGACCATGAATAATGGCTTATCGGATCGCTTGAATACGGCGACCGAAAATTTATCCGGTGGACAACGGCAAGCGTTAAGCTTCTTAATGGCAACTGCCCAACGCCCCGACTTACTCTTATTAGATGAACATACCGCCGCCTTAGACCCTAAAACGAGTGCCGAATTGATGCGGCAAACCAATGAACGGGTCACGCAAGAAAAGCTGACTTGTTTAATGATTACCCATCATTTAGATGACGCCCTCAAATATGGAAATCGCTTAATTGTCCTTGACCAAGGAAAAATCAAATTTGATGTCCAGGGCGCCGAAAAAGCCCAGCTCACCAAAGAAAAACTGTTAACCTTCTTTGACACCATCGACTAA
- a CDS encoding FAD-dependent oxidoreductase, with amino-acid sequence MKVIVVGSSHGGYETVRGILAEQPDTEIQWYEKGDFLSFLSCGMQLYLEGTVKDVNSVRYATPKDMTAQGVHVFVEQEITKVDPVAHTVHVVNHVTGAERDETYDKLVLSVGAVPFELPVPGHDLKNIYAMRGRDWAIKLKAKTVDPDIKNVVIIGSGYIGIEAAEVFAKAGKHVTVIDLLPRLLSLYLDTEFTEVLTTEMAEHGIQAATGQSVKSFAGAAGKVTKVVTDQGEYPADLVVSAAGIRANTAWLKDTIDLDAHGLITINDYLQTSDPDIFAVGDATLVPFAPTGQANRIALATNARRQGRFAAKNLLGTKIAMPAVSGSSALSVFDYHFASTGIKAGTAKNFDLQTKSVLITDTAQPKFVPTAAGNAKVWFKLTFDAATGRILGAQIMSKANVTANINTIALAIQAKLTVYDLAYTDFFFQPGFDRPWNIMNVAAQAAVKALQ; translated from the coding sequence ATGAAAGTTATCGTAGTTGGTTCTTCCCATGGTGGTTATGAAACGGTCCGCGGCATTTTAGCTGAACAGCCTGATACCGAAATTCAATGGTACGAAAAAGGCGACTTCCTCTCATTCCTATCTTGTGGGATGCAGTTATACCTTGAAGGTACCGTCAAAGACGTTAACAGCGTGCGCTATGCAACGCCTAAAGACATGACGGCCCAAGGCGTGCATGTCTTTGTGGAACAAGAGATTACCAAAGTTGACCCAGTAGCGCATACCGTCCACGTGGTCAACCACGTAACTGGTGCTGAACGTGATGAAACTTATGACAAATTAGTCCTCAGTGTCGGGGCCGTCCCTTTTGAATTACCGGTTCCCGGTCACGATTTAAAGAACATCTATGCGATGCGCGGTCGAGATTGGGCCATCAAGTTAAAGGCTAAGACCGTCGATCCAGATATTAAAAACGTGGTAATCATTGGCTCCGGTTATATCGGTATCGAAGCCGCTGAAGTATTTGCAAAAGCTGGGAAACACGTTACTGTCATTGACTTATTACCACGCCTATTGAGTTTATATCTCGATACTGAATTTACTGAAGTGTTAACCACTGAAATGGCTGAACACGGGATTCAAGCCGCAACTGGTCAAAGCGTCAAGTCCTTTGCGGGTGCGGCCGGTAAAGTGACCAAGGTCGTCACCGATCAGGGCGAGTATCCGGCTGACCTAGTTGTCTCAGCCGCTGGGATTCGAGCCAACACAGCGTGGTTAAAAGATACCATCGACCTAGATGCCCATGGCCTCATTACGATTAACGATTATTTACAAACCAGTGACCCTGATATTTTTGCCGTCGGCGATGCGACCTTAGTGCCATTCGCCCCAACTGGTCAGGCTAATCGGATTGCTTTGGCAACCAATGCTCGGCGGCAAGGGCGCTTTGCCGCTAAGAATCTGTTGGGCACTAAAATTGCCATGCCCGCTGTTTCAGGTTCATCCGCCCTGTCTGTCTTTGATTACCATTTTGCTTCGACGGGTATCAAAGCTGGGACAGCTAAAAACTTTGACTTGCAGACCAAGTCAGTCCTGATCACAGATACGGCGCAACCAAAGTTCGTCCCAACCGCAGCTGGCAATGCTAAGGTGTGGTTCAAATTAACATTTGATGCCGCCACCGGTCGTATTTTAGGCGCCCAAATCATGTCCAAAGCCAATGTAACTGCTAATATCAATACGATTGCACTCGCCATTCAGGCTAAGCTCACTGTTTATGATTTAGCTTATACTGATTTCTTCTTCCAGCCAGGTTTCGACCGACCTTGGAATATCATGAATGTGGCCGCCCAAGCAGCGGTTAAAGCGTTGCAATAG
- a CDS encoding NAD(P)-dependent oxidoreductase — translation MQLGWIGTGVMGAAIVKNLMAAGHTLTVYNRTKSKTDALVAQGATWAETPAAVAAASDVVFTMVGFPKDVEQVYFGEQGIFSQLAAGKTVIDMTTSQPKLAVKIAAYAQKHGIQALDAPVSGGDIGAQKATLTVMVGGDEATYTAMLPLFQILGHKVNYFGAAGTGQHAKMANQIMIAGTMTGLTEMLLYTEAAGLDPEKVLATLSSGGADNWSMENYVPRILKADYTPGFFARHFLKDLRIALTEADAMGLDLVATAQAKRLYEVMVDVKGLGSQGTQGLINSYR, via the coding sequence ATGCAACTTGGATGGATTGGAACGGGTGTGATGGGCGCAGCTATCGTCAAGAATTTGATGGCAGCTGGGCATACATTGACGGTGTATAATCGTACTAAAAGTAAGACGGATGCTTTGGTGGCACAAGGGGCCACTTGGGCAGAGACGCCGGCTGCCGTCGCAGCTGCCAGTGATGTCGTCTTTACAATGGTTGGTTTTCCGAAAGATGTTGAACAAGTTTATTTCGGTGAGCAAGGTATTTTTAGTCAGCTAGCTGCTGGTAAAACGGTCATTGATATGACGACTAGTCAGCCGAAGTTAGCGGTAAAAATTGCAGCTTATGCGCAAAAGCATGGCATTCAAGCCTTGGATGCCCCGGTTTCAGGTGGTGACATTGGTGCCCAAAAGGCTACTTTAACGGTGATGGTTGGTGGCGATGAGGCGACTTATACTGCTATGCTACCGCTGTTTCAGATATTAGGGCATAAAGTTAATTACTTTGGTGCGGCTGGTACGGGGCAGCATGCTAAAATGGCGAATCAAATCATGATTGCTGGTACCATGACGGGCTTGACGGAGATGCTACTTTATACGGAAGCGGCCGGATTAGATCCAGAAAAAGTGTTGGCTACCTTATCTAGTGGGGGCGCTGATAACTGGAGTATGGAAAACTATGTGCCAAGAATTTTGAAAGCTGATTATACACCCGGATTTTTTGCTCGGCATTTCTTAAAAGATTTGCGGATTGCGTTAACCGAAGCGGATGCCATGGGCTTGGACTTAGTTGCAACTGCGCAGGCAAAACGGTTATATGAAGTCATGGTTGACGTTAAAGGGCTAGGTTCCCAAGGGACCCAAGGGCTGATTAACAGTTATCGTTAA
- a CDS encoding TerC family protein, which yields MLHFVEQLYGPFFSGANWSQVITSPNDWLVILSLAIIECLLSVDNAVVLAAQTQRLDNLQEREKSLFYGLWGAYIFRFLIIGIGTYLISFWEIKVLGAAYLIYLVYRFFTQHQSKPERAPRGRRFFGLSQFWSVVIQIEMMDIIFSIDSVLASLAISDNPVIVLIGGMIGIACMRGIAEIIMRLMRKIPELEPMAYGLIVIIAFKLFVSIPAIGWDIPAAAFGIIVLAAFVMTMVIHFIRQRHQKAD from the coding sequence GTGCTACACTTTGTTGAACAGTTATACGGCCCGTTTTTTAGCGGTGCTAATTGGAGCCAGGTGATCACTTCACCCAATGATTGGTTAGTGATTTTATCATTGGCAATTATTGAATGTTTATTGTCGGTTGATAATGCCGTGGTGCTGGCAGCCCAAACGCAACGCCTGGATAATTTGCAGGAACGTGAAAAGTCATTGTTTTATGGCTTGTGGGGCGCCTATATCTTCCGCTTTTTAATTATTGGTATTGGCACGTATTTAATTAGCTTTTGGGAAATCAAGGTGCTCGGGGCGGCGTATTTAATTTATTTGGTCTACCGTTTCTTCACCCAGCACCAAAGTAAACCTGAACGGGCCCCGCGTGGTCGTCGTTTTTTTGGTCTCAGTCAGTTTTGGTCAGTTGTGATTCAGATTGAAATGATGGATATTATTTTTTCAATTGATTCAGTGTTGGCTTCGTTAGCAATTTCTGATAATCCAGTAATCGTGTTGATTGGTGGCATGATTGGGATTGCGTGCATGCGGGGCATTGCTGAGATTATTATGCGATTAATGCGTAAGATTCCAGAACTAGAACCAATGGCGTATGGGCTGATTGTCATTATTGCGTTTAAGCTGTTTGTTTCGATTCCAGCGATTGGTTGGGATATTCCTGCCGCCGCATTTGGAATCATTGTCTTAGCTGCCTTTGTCATGACGATGGTGATTCATTTTATTCGGCAACGGCATCAAAAAGCAGATTAA
- the hisC gene encoding histidinol-phosphate transaminase: MKESVRKLQPYIPEKPLATLQAELGLSRLVRLSANENPYGTSPQVATAIKNWDWTMSNRYPDGNATALRQVLASQLAVDPAQLVFSVGLDEMIAMVSRTFLAPGDQVLVSAPTFSEYALHAEIEGASLVSVPTLATGQVDFDALVAAVTPQVKSVWLCNPNNPTGTVESLAAIEAFVQQVPSTTMVLIDEAYLDFATDAAAITALHLPEKWPNVVVMRTFSKAYGLANFRVGYAVFSTQLAPTMQAVRLPYNLNTLTQVAAIAAAKDQSFLQATVAKNAAERQLWQQFFDQQQIHYDQSAANFIFFEYPQAAQLAAYLLHQGYSLRTGLQPNWLRMTFGTAADGQKLRQLIARYADK; encoded by the coding sequence ATGAAGGAAAGTGTTCGAAAACTCCAACCGTATATCCCAGAAAAGCCATTAGCAACTTTACAAGCTGAGCTGGGGCTATCACGATTGGTCCGGCTATCCGCTAATGAGAATCCGTATGGGACTTCCCCGCAAGTTGCAACGGCGATTAAAAATTGGGATTGGACGATGAGCAACCGTTATCCTGATGGGAATGCGACTGCTTTAAGACAGGTTTTAGCAAGTCAATTAGCGGTCGATCCGGCCCAACTGGTCTTTAGTGTGGGACTTGATGAAATGATTGCGATGGTCTCACGAACCTTTTTAGCACCAGGTGACCAGGTCTTAGTTTCGGCACCGACTTTTTCAGAATATGCGTTACATGCTGAAATCGAAGGCGCTAGTTTGGTCAGCGTGCCCACCTTGGCCACGGGACAGGTTGATTTTGACGCCTTAGTTGCCGCTGTGACGCCACAAGTAAAGTCAGTTTGGCTATGTAATCCCAATAATCCGACGGGGACGGTTGAGAGCTTAGCGGCGATTGAGGCTTTTGTGCAACAAGTGCCATCGACCACCATGGTCCTGATTGATGAAGCCTATTTGGATTTTGCCACGGATGCGGCTGCCATTACGGCGTTACATTTGCCAGAAAAATGGCCGAATGTGGTTGTGATGCGCACTTTCTCAAAAGCGTATGGCTTAGCGAATTTTCGGGTGGGCTATGCTGTCTTTTCAACGCAATTAGCGCCAACCATGCAGGCAGTGCGGTTACCATATAATTTAAATACCCTAACGCAAGTGGCGGCCATAGCTGCGGCAAAAGATCAGAGCTTCTTGCAAGCGACGGTCGCTAAGAATGCCGCTGAACGGCAATTATGGCAACAATTTTTTGACCAACAACAGATTCATTATGATCAGAGTGCTGCCAACTTTATTTTCTTCGAGTATCCGCAAGCTGCCCAACTAGCAGCTTACTTGTTGCACCAAGGCTACAGCCTCCGCACCGGTTTACAGCCAAATTGGTTACGAATGACTTTTGGTACGGCGGCCGATGGACAAAAGTTACGTCAGTTGATTGCGCGCTATGCCGACAAATAA
- the hisE gene encoding phosphoribosyl-ATP diphosphatase, producing the protein MQDMEALYQLIANRQKTPKKGSYTDYLFTEGLDKILKKVGEEATEVVVAAKNPDDDALVYETADLFYHVLVLLVQRGVSFDQIKVELAKREGEMSDFKDRPEIKNR; encoded by the coding sequence ATGCAAGATATGGAAGCTTTATATCAATTAATCGCTAATCGCCAAAAAACACCTAAAAAAGGGTCATATACCGACTATCTGTTTACCGAAGGATTGGATAAAATCTTGAAAAAAGTGGGCGAAGAAGCAACTGAAGTTGTGGTTGCCGCGAAGAATCCTGATGATGATGCCTTAGTTTATGAAACCGCTGATTTGTTTTATCACGTGTTAGTGTTACTCGTGCAACGGGGCGTGAGCTTTGACCAAATCAAAGTTGAACTCGCCAAACGTGAAGGCGAAATGAGCGACTTTAAAGATCGGCCTGAAATCAAGAATCGTTAG
- the hisI gene encoding phosphoribosyl-AMP cyclohydrolase translates to MTAKPDFEKGQGLVTTVITDARTKAVLMVAWMNAESYQQTLTSGETWFWSRSRQALWHKGATSGNRQTVVSIKLDCDNDTLLIAVNPAGPACHTGHTSCFFQTIQDKRG, encoded by the coding sequence ATGACAGCAAAACCAGATTTTGAAAAAGGCCAAGGGCTTGTCACAACCGTCATAACGGATGCGCGGACTAAGGCGGTCTTGATGGTGGCTTGGATGAACGCTGAAAGTTACCAGCAGACGCTTACTTCGGGCGAAACGTGGTTCTGGTCCCGGTCGCGGCAAGCGTTGTGGCATAAGGGAGCCACGAGTGGCAATCGCCAAACCGTCGTCAGCATCAAGTTGGATTGTGACAATGATACGTTACTCATTGCCGTTAATCCTGCTGGTCCAGCTTGTCACACCGGGCATACCAGTTGCTTTTTTCAAACGATTCAAGATAAGAGAGGATAA
- the hisF gene encoding imidazole glycerol phosphate synthase subunit HisF, with protein sequence MLAKRLIPCLDVAAGRVKKGVNFVNLTDVGDPVAIAAAYQQQGADELVFLDISATNEHRKTMVDLVEQVSAQVFMPLTIGGGIGSVTDMQRLLRAGADKIAINSAAVADPQLIAAGAKKFGNQCIVVAIDVAWDDQAQDYRVYTHGGQQKTALSAVAWAKQAVALGAGELLVTSMDCDGTKAGFDLRLYQQLGGAVAVPIIASGGAGQLADFVTVFQQASVDGALAASVFHYGELTIGQVKQVLKTKGVVVR encoded by the coding sequence ATGCTCGCAAAACGATTAATTCCGTGTTTAGATGTGGCAGCTGGTCGGGTAAAAAAAGGGGTTAATTTTGTTAATCTAACGGATGTGGGCGATCCAGTAGCGATTGCAGCAGCCTATCAACAACAAGGGGCCGATGAATTGGTCTTTTTAGATATTTCCGCAACGAATGAACACCGTAAAACGATGGTTGATTTAGTTGAACAGGTTTCAGCCCAAGTCTTTATGCCGTTAACAATCGGTGGGGGCATTGGCAGTGTCACCGATATGCAGCGATTGTTACGCGCGGGGGCGGATAAGATTGCCATTAATTCGGCGGCCGTGGCTGACCCACAACTTATTGCCGCCGGGGCCAAAAAATTTGGTAATCAGTGTATTGTCGTAGCAATTGATGTAGCTTGGGACGATCAAGCACAGGATTATCGTGTCTATACTCATGGTGGGCAACAGAAAACGGCATTGTCAGCAGTAGCGTGGGCTAAGCAAGCGGTTGCCTTAGGTGCTGGCGAATTACTCGTTACCAGCATGGATTGTGATGGCACTAAGGCTGGCTTTGATCTGCGGTTGTATCAGCAATTAGGCGGCGCCGTTGCCGTTCCCATCATTGCTTCAGGCGGTGCAGGTCAATTGGCTGATTTTGTGACAGTTTTTCAACAGGCATCAGTCGATGGGGCTTTAGCAGCATCAGTCTTTCACTATGGTGAATTGACAATTGGTCAAGTGAAACAAGTGTTAAAAACGAAAGGCGTGGTGGTCCGATGA
- the hisA gene encoding 1-(5-phosphoribosyl)-5-[(5-phosphoribosylamino)methylideneamino]imidazole-4-carboxamide isomerase — MIFPAIDLKAGQSVRLYQGDFTQKTLINADPVKQAQQIQVARLGQLHLVDLDGAKSGQPENLATVTAIRQAFTGTLELGGGIRRYDLAARYLKLGVDRLIIGSAALTQPALVQRLLADFGADRIVIGVDGNHGQVAINGWLEQSETKMSTLMATMMASGAKQFVVTDVARDGTMQGPNVTLLAALKAKLPQATLIASGGIRDIADIQTLQAMGIQDAIIGKALYEGTVTLAALAEVDKCSQND, encoded by the coding sequence ATGATTTTTCCAGCAATTGATTTAAAAGCCGGCCAAAGTGTCCGCCTGTATCAAGGTGATTTTACCCAGAAGACCCTCATTAATGCCGACCCAGTGAAACAAGCGCAGCAAATCCAAGTCGCACGATTAGGACAATTACACTTAGTTGATTTAGATGGGGCCAAGTCGGGGCAACCAGAAAATTTAGCGACCGTTACGGCGATTCGGCAAGCTTTTACCGGAACCTTAGAACTGGGTGGCGGGATTCGTCGTTATGACTTAGCTGCCCGTTACTTAAAGTTAGGGGTTGACCGTTTAATTATCGGATCGGCAGCATTAACTCAGCCAGCCTTGGTGCAACGGTTGCTGGCTGATTTTGGGGCTGACCGCATTGTGATTGGCGTGGATGGAAATCACGGTCAAGTTGCAATCAATGGTTGGTTAGAACAATCCGAAACGAAGATGAGCACCTTGATGGCAACGATGATGGCGAGTGGCGCCAAGCAGTTTGTTGTGACGGACGTGGCGCGCGATGGCACGATGCAGGGGCCTAATGTCACCTTATTAGCTGCACTTAAAGCCAAGTTACCACAAGCAACGCTCATTGCCAGTGGCGGGATTCGTGATATTGCCGATATACAAACACTGCAGGCAATGGGAATTCAAGACGCCATTATTGGGAAGGCCTTGTATGAAGGAACCGTTACGTTAGCGGCCCTAGCGGAGGTTGACAAATGCTCGCAAAACGATTAA
- the hisH gene encoding imidazole glycerol phosphate synthase subunit HisH: MFAIVDYDTGNTRNLQKALTYLKVPTVLTADPAVLTQAEAIILPGVGAFAAAMQALANRQLVPVLQRLGRNGKPMLGICLGMQLLFESSTEYGVHPGLGLLTGNVAALPTDLGVKVPQMGWNENHVQQPITPFVGIDGAYTYFVHSYYAVSPANQIVASVQHGVTVPSIVQKENVIGMQFHPEKSGQVGLDQLATFKKMVSANDFSSN, from the coding sequence ATGTTTGCAATTGTAGATTATGATACGGGCAATACCCGTAATCTTCAAAAAGCCTTGACGTATTTAAAGGTGCCGACGGTTCTAACCGCTGATCCAGCCGTTTTAACCCAAGCTGAGGCCATTATTTTACCCGGTGTGGGGGCCTTTGCAGCTGCGATGCAGGCTTTGGCTAATCGACAACTTGTCCCGGTATTACAACGTTTGGGCCGCAACGGTAAACCGATGCTCGGGATTTGTTTGGGCATGCAGTTATTATTTGAGAGCAGCACTGAATATGGGGTGCATCCCGGTCTGGGTTTGTTAACCGGGAACGTGGCCGCTTTGCCGACCGATTTAGGAGTGAAAGTGCCACAAATGGGCTGGAATGAGAACCATGTGCAACAGCCGATAACGCCTTTTGTTGGGATTGACGGTGCGTATACTTATTTTGTGCATTCGTATTATGCCGTTAGTCCAGCTAATCAGATTGTTGCCAGTGTTCAACATGGCGTGACTGTGCCAAGTATCGTGCAAAAAGAAAACGTGATTGGGATGCAATTTCATCCTGAAAAGAGTGGTCAAGTTGGCTTAGACCAGTTAGCAACTTTTAAGAAAATGGTGAGTGCAAATGATTTTTCCAGCAATTGA
- the hisB gene encoding imidazoleglycerol-phosphate dehydratase HisB produces MRQATIKRETKETQIEISLNLDEQSGIQIDTGIGFLNHMLTLFAKHGRFGLVVKAHGDLAVDPHHTTEDTGIVLGECFKQALGNKVGIERYGTEFVPMDETLGQVSVDLSGRSYLVFDAELTNPRLGGLDTETIEDFFQAVAFATEMNLHARILYGRNTHHKIESLFKAFGRAMRTAVTVNPDIIGVNSTKGVI; encoded by the coding sequence ATGCGACAAGCAACAATTAAACGTGAAACTAAAGAAACGCAAATTGAAATTAGCTTAAATTTGGACGAACAAAGTGGGATTCAGATTGATACCGGGATTGGCTTTTTGAATCACATGCTGACTTTATTTGCAAAACATGGTCGCTTTGGTCTGGTTGTCAAAGCGCATGGGGACTTGGCTGTCGATCCGCATCATACGACCGAAGATACCGGCATTGTCTTAGGTGAATGCTTCAAGCAAGCGTTGGGTAATAAAGTTGGCATTGAACGCTACGGGACTGAATTTGTCCCAATGGATGAAACGCTGGGACAAGTGAGTGTAGATTTAAGTGGCCGGTCATATCTGGTGTTTGATGCGGAACTAACTAATCCCCGCTTAGGTGGTCTCGATACGGAAACGATTGAAGATTTCTTTCAAGCCGTCGCATTTGCAACCGAAATGAATTTACATGCGCGGATTTTATATGGCCGCAATACCCATCACAAAATTGAAAGCTTGTTTAAAGCTTTCGGTCGCGCGATGCGGACAGCCGTCACGGTTAATCCAGATATTATTGGGGTCAATTCTACCAAGGGTGTGATTTAG
- the hisD gene encoding histidinol dehydrogenase yields MKIINEDLATLKKLIQTKTQQLTDEKVGLVVQKIIARVIKEGDTALKAYEKQFDQIDIEAFKLSAATIDAAYEQLDPQVKAALMLAKRNITSFHEKEKTTGFMDTEQPGVLRGQKLLPLNRVGLYVPGGTAAYPSTILMSALPAKIAGVNEIIMVTPPQKDGINPAVLAAAKIAGVDAIYQVGGAQAIAALAYGTESIPQVDKIIGPGNVFVATAKKQVFGQVAIDMVAGPSEIGIIADDSAKPRELAADLLSQAEHDPLARPILITDSPKLAQAVSDNVTRQLKVLPRTEIATAAVNNKGFIAVVDQVTAMFDLMNTVAPEHLEIQLENPTQYLSLIKNAGSVFLGRYASEPLGDYVAGPNHILPTSGTARFSSPLGVYDFVKRTSFVQYTRAALAKEADAITTLARVEGLEGHARAIEARFDTYYD; encoded by the coding sequence ATGAAAATTATTAATGAAGATTTAGCGACCTTAAAAAAATTGATCCAAACTAAAACACAACAATTAACAGACGAAAAAGTAGGCTTAGTCGTTCAAAAAATTATTGCCCGGGTGATTAAAGAAGGCGATACAGCTTTAAAAGCTTATGAAAAGCAATTTGATCAAATTGATATTGAGGCGTTTAAATTATCAGCAGCGACCATTGATGCAGCATATGAGCAATTAGACCCCCAAGTGAAGGCAGCATTAATGTTAGCCAAGCGTAACATTACGAGCTTTCATGAAAAGGAAAAGACGACTGGCTTTATGGATACTGAGCAACCAGGTGTTTTACGAGGGCAGAAGCTATTACCATTGAATCGGGTTGGACTCTATGTGCCAGGTGGTACTGCCGCTTATCCCTCCACTATTTTGATGAGTGCCTTACCGGCTAAGATTGCTGGCGTCAATGAAATTATCATGGTCACCCCACCACAAAAAGATGGGATTAATCCCGCAGTATTAGCGGCGGCCAAAATTGCGGGGGTGGATGCCATTTATCAAGTTGGCGGTGCCCAAGCGATTGCGGCCTTAGCTTATGGGACTGAATCAATTCCACAAGTTGATAAGATTATCGGTCCGGGGAATGTCTTCGTTGCAACGGCGAAAAAGCAAGTCTTTGGTCAGGTTGCGATTGATATGGTGGCTGGCCCATCGGAAATTGGCATTATTGCGGATGATAGTGCCAAGCCACGTGAATTAGCGGCTGATTTACTCAGCCAAGCGGAACATGATCCGTTGGCGCGACCCATTTTAATTACGGATAGTCCTAAATTAGCTCAAGCCGTTAGTGATAACGTGACGCGGCAATTGAAAGTTTTACCACGAACTGAAATCGCGACGGCGGCGGTTAATAATAAAGGGTTCATTGCAGTGGTGGATCAAGTAACTGCGATGTTTGACCTGATGAACACAGTGGCGCCAGAACATTTGGAGATTCAATTGGAAAATCCAACGCAATATTTGAGCTTGATTAAGAATGCTGGTTCAGTCTTCTTAGGCCGTTACGCCTCGGAACCGCTTGGAGATTATGTGGCGGGGCCCAACCATATCTTACCAACCAGTGGGACGGCGCGATTTTCCTCACCACTCGGGGTCTACGACTTTGTCAAGCGTACCTCATTCGTACAATATACGCGTGCGGCGTTAGCCAAAGAAGCAGATGCGATTACGACATTAGCGCGGGTTGAAGGTTTAGAGGGTCATGCGCGTGCGATTGAAGCTCGCTTTGACACGTATTACGACTAG